From a region of the Streptomyces sp. NBC_01454 genome:
- a CDS encoding quinone-dependent dihydroorotate dehydrogenase translates to MYRLFFHLIFKRMDPEEAHHLAFRWIQLAVRIPVLRTFLAAALAPRHEELRTEALGRRMHGPFGLAAGFDKNAVAIDGTTMLGFDHVEIGTVTAQPQPGNPKKRLFRLVPDRALINRMGFNNDGSASVAARLAARNPVFPATVGVNIGKTKVVPEDEATADYVASTERLARHADYLVVNVSSPNTPGLRNLQAVDHLRPLLTAVREAADRTVTDRRVPLLVKIAPDLADADVDAVADLAVELGLDGIIATNTTIAREGLGLTSAPELIAETGGLSGAPVKERSLEVLRRLYARVGDTITLIGVGGIENAEDAWQRILAGATLVQGYSAFIYQGPFWCRAIHKGLAARLRNSPYATLAEAVGAEHKKVTT, encoded by the coding sequence ATGTACCGCCTGTTCTTCCACCTGATCTTCAAGCGCATGGACCCCGAGGAGGCCCACCACCTGGCCTTCCGCTGGATCCAGCTGGCCGTGCGCATCCCCGTGCTGCGCACCTTCCTCGCGGCCGCCCTCGCCCCCCGCCACGAGGAGCTGCGCACCGAGGCCCTGGGCCGCCGGATGCACGGCCCCTTCGGGCTGGCCGCCGGCTTCGACAAGAACGCCGTCGCTATCGACGGCACGACCATGCTCGGCTTCGACCACGTCGAGATCGGCACGGTCACCGCCCAGCCGCAGCCGGGCAACCCCAAGAAGCGCCTGTTCCGCCTTGTACCGGACCGTGCGCTGATCAACCGGATGGGGTTCAACAACGACGGCTCGGCGTCCGTGGCGGCCCGCCTGGCGGCCCGCAACCCGGTCTTCCCGGCCACCGTCGGTGTCAACATCGGCAAGACCAAGGTCGTACCGGAGGACGAGGCGACCGCCGACTACGTCGCCTCCACCGAGCGGCTCGCCCGCCACGCCGACTACCTGGTCGTCAACGTCTCCTCCCCGAACACGCCGGGGCTGCGCAACCTCCAGGCCGTCGACCACCTGCGGCCGCTGCTGACCGCGGTCCGCGAGGCCGCGGACCGTACCGTCACCGACCGCCGGGTCCCGCTGCTGGTCAAGATCGCGCCGGACCTCGCCGACGCGGACGTGGACGCGGTCGCCGACCTCGCCGTCGAGCTCGGCCTGGACGGGATCATCGCCACCAACACCACGATCGCCCGCGAGGGCCTGGGGCTGACCTCCGCCCCGGAGCTGATCGCCGAGACCGGCGGACTGTCCGGCGCGCCCGTCAAGGAACGCTCCCTGGAGGTGCTGCGGCGCCTCTACGCCCGGGTCGGCGACACGATCACCCTCATCGGCGTCGGCGGCATCGAGAACGCCGAGGACGCCTGGCAGCGCATCCTCGCCGGCGCCACCCTGGTCCAGGGCTACAGCGCCTTCATCTACCAGGGCCCGTTCTGGTGCCGCGCGATCCACAAGGGACTGGCCGCCCGCCTGCGCAACAGCCCCTACGCCACCCTCGCCGAGGCCGTCGGCGCCGAGCACAAGAAGGTGACCACATGA
- the pyrF gene encoding orotidine-5'-phosphate decarboxylase — protein sequence MTESANPFGARLRRAMDARGPLCVGIDPHASLLADWGLNDDVAGLARFTRTVVEALGDSVAVFKPQSAFFERFGSRGLAVLETAVVEARERGALVVMDAKRGDIGSTMAAYAATYLDPASPLFSDAVTVSPFLGYGSLRPAVDLARENGCGLFTLALTSNPEGEEVQRAVRADGSTVAATMLGHLAAENAGAEPLGSFGAVVGATLGDLSSFELSINGPLLAPGIGAQGATPADLPAVFGDAVHNVLPSVSRGVLRHGPDPSALRAAADRFADEVRTALA from the coding sequence ATGACCGAGTCCGCGAACCCCTTCGGGGCCCGCCTGCGCCGCGCCATGGACGCGCGCGGACCGCTGTGCGTCGGCATCGACCCGCATGCCTCGCTGCTGGCCGACTGGGGCCTGAACGACGATGTCGCGGGCCTGGCGCGTTTCACCCGTACCGTCGTGGAGGCCCTCGGCGACTCGGTGGCCGTGTTCAAGCCACAATCCGCGTTCTTCGAGCGCTTCGGCTCGCGCGGCCTGGCCGTCCTGGAGACCGCCGTCGTCGAGGCCCGCGAGCGCGGCGCCCTGGTCGTGATGGACGCCAAGCGCGGCGACATCGGCTCCACCATGGCCGCGTACGCCGCGACCTACCTCGACCCGGCCTCCCCGCTGTTCTCGGACGCCGTGACGGTCAGCCCCTTCCTGGGCTACGGCTCGCTGCGCCCGGCCGTCGACCTGGCCCGGGAGAACGGCTGCGGGCTGTTCACCCTCGCCCTCACCTCCAACCCGGAGGGCGAGGAGGTCCAGCGCGCGGTCCGCGCCGACGGCAGCACCGTCGCGGCGACCATGCTCGGCCACCTCGCCGCGGAGAACGCCGGCGCCGAGCCGCTGGGCTCCTTCGGCGCGGTCGTCGGCGCCACGCTCGGCGATCTCTCCTCGTTCGAGCTGTCGATCAACGGCCCGCTGCTCGCCCCCGGCATCGGCGCCCAGGGAGCCACCCCCGCTGACCTCCCGGCCGTCTTCGGCGACGCCGTCCACAACGTCCTGCCGAGCGTCAGCCGGGGGGTGCTGCGGCACGGTCCGGACCCCTCGGCACTGCGCGCGGCGGCCGACCGATTCGCCGACGAAGTGCGCACCGCGCTCGCCTGA
- a CDS encoding integration host factor produces MALPPLTPEQRAAALEKAAAARRERAEVKNRLKHSGASLHEVIKQGQENDVIGKMKVSALLESLPGVGKVRAKQIMERLGISESRRVRGLGSNQIASLEREFGSTAS; encoded by the coding sequence GTGGCTCTTCCGCCCCTTACCCCTGAACAGCGCGCAGCCGCGCTCGAGAAGGCCGCCGCGGCTCGCCGGGAGCGCGCCGAGGTCAAGAATCGGCTCAAGCACTCCGGTGCTTCCCTCCATGAGGTCATCAAGCAGGGCCAGGAGAACGACGTCATCGGCAAGATGAAGGTCTCCGCCCTCTTGGAGTCCCTGCCGGGCGTCGGCAAGGTCCGTGCCAAGCAGATCATGGAGCGACTCGGGATCTCCGAGAGCCGCCGAGTCCGGGGTCTTGGCTCCAACCAGATCGCGTCGCTGGAGCGCGAGTTCGGCAGCACCGCTTCCTGA
- the gmk gene encoding guanylate kinase gives MSSAVSRGTTPEPPARQPRLTVLSGPSGVGKSTVVAHMRKVHPEVWLSVSATTRKPRPGERHGVQYFFVDDVEFDKLIANGELLEWAEFAGNRYGTPRKAVLDRLEAGEPVLLEIDLQGARQVRESMAEAHLVFLAPPSWDELVRRLTGRGTEAPEVIERRLAAARVELAAEKEFDVTLVNTSVEDVSRELLALMLHRSEERNTSG, from the coding sequence ATGAGTTCTGCAGTCTCCCGGGGGACGACCCCCGAGCCCCCGGCCAGACAACCGCGGCTGACCGTGCTCTCCGGCCCCTCCGGGGTCGGCAAGAGCACGGTCGTCGCGCATATGCGCAAGGTCCACCCCGAGGTCTGGCTCTCGGTTTCGGCCACGACCCGCAAGCCGCGCCCCGGGGAGCGGCACGGCGTGCAGTACTTCTTCGTCGACGACGTGGAATTCGACAAGCTGATCGCCAACGGTGAGCTGCTCGAATGGGCCGAATTCGCCGGCAACCGCTACGGCACCCCCCGCAAGGCGGTGCTGGACCGGCTGGAGGCCGGCGAGCCGGTCCTGCTGGAGATCGACCTGCAGGGCGCCCGCCAGGTACGCGAGTCCATGGCGGAGGCCCATCTGGTCTTCCTCGCCCCGCCGAGCTGGGACGAGCTGGTCCGCCGGCTCACCGGCCGGGGCACCGAGGCGCCGGAGGTCATCGAACGCCGGCTCGCCGCCGCCCGGGTCGAACTGGCGGCGGAGAAGGAGTTCGATGTGACGCTTGTCAACACCTCCGTCGAGGACGTCAGCCGCGAGCTGCTAGCCTTGATGTTGCATCGATCCGAGGAGCGGAACACCAGCGGCTGA
- the rpoZ gene encoding DNA-directed RNA polymerase subunit omega, which produces MSSSITAPEGIINPPIDELLEATDSKYSLVIYAAKRARQINAYYSQLGEGLLEYVGPLVDTHVHEKPLSIALREINAGLLTSEAIEGPAQ; this is translated from the coding sequence GTGTCCTCTTCCATCACCGCACCCGAGGGCATCATCAACCCGCCCATTGATGAGCTTCTCGAGGCCACCGATTCGAAGTACAGCCTCGTGATCTACGCCGCCAAGCGCGCGCGCCAGATCAACGCGTACTACTCGCAGCTCGGCGAGGGCCTGCTGGAGTACGTCGGCCCCCTCGTGGACACGCACGTCCACGAGAAGCCCCTGTCGATCGCGCTGCGCGAGATCAACGCGGGCCTGCTGACCTCCGAGGCCATCGAGGGCCCCGCGCAGTAA